From Myxococcales bacterium, the proteins below share one genomic window:
- a CDS encoding VOC family protein, translating into MGSSGVHVHHIAFRTRDLPRLLAFYQDLLGFSIMRTSPRGEWLAAGQAILMLEHAEPGEPTVPEGCMEAVIFAIDEADRPALLRKLASHGVSLEGSTPYSLYFRDPDGRRVGVSHYPTSSLPPIGE; encoded by the coding sequence GTGGGATCCTCGGGTGTGCACGTCCACCACATCGCCTTTCGAACGCGCGATCTGCCTCGCCTCCTCGCGTTCTACCAGGACCTCCTCGGCTTCTCGATCATGCGCACGTCCCCGCGAGGCGAGTGGCTCGCCGCCGGGCAGGCCATCCTGATGCTGGAGCACGCGGAGCCCGGCGAGCCCACGGTCCCCGAAGGGTGCATGGAAGCCGTGATTTTCGCGATCGACGAGGCCGACCGGCCGGCGCTCCTCCGAAAGCTCGCGTCGCACGGCGTGAGCCTCGAGGGCTCGACGCCGTACTCGCTCTACTTTCGGGATCCCGACGGGCGCCGTGTCGGCGTCTCGCACTACCCGACGTCGTCCCTGCCGCCCATCGGCGAGTAG
- the hutU gene encoding urocanate hydratase, whose amino-acid sequence MSSRVVRSPRGPEISCKGWVQEAALRMLHNNLDPEVAERPEDLVVYGGTGKAARSWDAFDVIVRELRDLENDETLLVQSGKAVGKFRTHKDAPRVLIANSNLVGKWANWDDFRKLEALGLTMYGQMTAGSWIYIGTQGILQGTYETFVAARRAYSARTGKKEGLWALTAGLGGMGGAQPLAATMAGISCLAVEVAPERIQKRVDTRYVDVRIDDLDRALERIDRAVGEDKPVSVALLGNAAEIYPELVKRGIIPDFVTEQTSAHDPLNGYIPLGFTLDEAAQLRAEDPEGYVERAKASMAEEVTAMLAFQKSGAEVFDYGNNIRACAKEAGCERAFDVEGFVPKYIRPLFCEGKGPFRWAALSGDPEDIRVTDACVRELMKDDADLQSWLTMAEERVKFQGLPSRICWLGYGDRKRIGLAFNALVREGKVKAPIVIGRDHLDCGSVASPNRETEAMKDGSDAIADFAILNALVNTAAGASWVSFHHGGGVGMGMSLHAGMVVVADGTPEAEARLERVLTSDPGMGVVRHADAGYEEAIVCAKERGVHIPHIPGT is encoded by the coding sequence GTGTCGTCTCGTGTCGTTCGCTCGCCCCGCGGTCCTGAGATTTCGTGCAAAGGCTGGGTGCAAGAGGCCGCTCTGCGCATGCTGCACAACAACCTCGACCCCGAGGTCGCCGAGCGCCCCGAGGACCTCGTCGTCTACGGCGGGACCGGCAAAGCCGCGCGCTCGTGGGACGCGTTCGACGTCATCGTGCGCGAGCTCCGGGACCTCGAGAACGACGAGACGTTGCTCGTCCAGTCCGGCAAGGCCGTCGGCAAGTTTCGCACGCACAAGGACGCCCCGCGTGTCCTCATCGCGAACTCGAACCTCGTAGGCAAGTGGGCGAACTGGGACGACTTCCGCAAGCTCGAGGCGCTCGGCCTCACCATGTACGGCCAGATGACGGCCGGCTCGTGGATCTACATCGGCACCCAAGGCATCCTCCAGGGTACGTACGAGACGTTCGTCGCCGCGCGGCGCGCGTACTCGGCTCGCACAGGCAAAAAGGAGGGCCTCTGGGCGCTCACGGCGGGCCTCGGCGGAATGGGCGGCGCGCAGCCCCTCGCGGCCACCATGGCGGGGATCTCGTGCCTCGCGGTCGAGGTCGCCCCCGAGCGTATCCAGAAGCGCGTCGACACCCGCTACGTCGACGTTCGCATCGACGATCTCGATCGCGCGCTCGAACGCATCGATCGCGCCGTGGGCGAGGACAAACCCGTGTCGGTCGCGCTCTTGGGCAACGCAGCCGAGATTTACCCCGAGCTCGTGAAGCGCGGCATCATCCCCGACTTCGTCACCGAGCAGACGAGCGCACACGACCCCCTGAACGGCTACATCCCGCTCGGGTTCACCCTCGACGAAGCCGCACAGCTCCGCGCCGAGGACCCGGAGGGGTACGTCGAGCGCGCCAAGGCCAGCATGGCCGAAGAGGTCACCGCGATGCTTGCGTTCCAGAAGAGCGGCGCCGAGGTCTTCGACTACGGCAACAACATCCGCGCGTGCGCGAAGGAGGCCGGCTGCGAGCGCGCCTTCGACGTCGAGGGCTTCGTGCCGAAGTACATCCGGCCACTCTTCTGCGAAGGAAAGGGCCCGTTTCGCTGGGCCGCGCTGTCCGGTGACCCCGAGGACATTCGTGTCACCGACGCGTGCGTCCGCGAGCTCATGAAGGACGACGCCGACCTCCAGAGCTGGCTCACGATGGCCGAGGAGCGGGTGAAGTTCCAGGGGCTCCCGTCGCGCATCTGCTGGCTCGGGTACGGCGACCGCAAGCGCATCGGGCTCGCGTTCAACGCGCTCGTGCGCGAGGGCAAGGTGAAGGCTCCCATCGTCATCGGTAGGGACCACCTCGACTGCGGAAGCGTGGCGTCGCCCAACCGCGAGACCGAGGCCATGAAAGACGGCTCCGACGCCATCGCCGACTTCGCCATCCTGAACGCGCTCGTGAACACGGCCGCGGGGGCGAGCTGGGTGTCGTTCCACCACGGCGGTGGGGTGGGCATGGGCATGAGCCTCCACGCCGGCATGGTCGTCGTCGCCGACGGTACCCCGGAGGCGGAGGCCCGCCTCGAGCGAGTGCTCACGAGCGATCCGGGCATGGGGGTCGTCCGGCACGCCGACGCCGGGTACGAAGAGGCGATCGTGTGCGCCAAGGAGCGCGGCGTCCACATCCCCCACATCCCCGGGACGTGA
- the mazG gene encoding nucleoside triphosphate pyrophosphohydrolase gives MALERFDEDAPRPVPKLPEQDGATLVRLVGVMRRLLAEDGCPWDREQSFESLRKYVLEEACEVIDAIESKDRAALREELGDLLLQVVFQAELGRREGSFAIDDVVSGIVEKLVTRHPHVFGDLEANDADEVLRNWEMLKAKEKAGRGILGGVPKSLPALTRAQRIGEKVARVGFDWADEKGSFAKVREEVGELEAALLAGDAHAVEEELGDALFALVNLSRHAKVDAEGALRRTIDKFTRRFGHVEARVNEVHGGFGEPGKGTLPLATLDGYWEEAKRAER, from the coding sequence ATGGCACTAGAGAGGTTCGACGAAGACGCCCCGAGGCCCGTACCGAAGCTCCCCGAACAGGACGGCGCGACCCTCGTGCGCCTCGTCGGGGTGATGCGGCGTTTGCTCGCCGAGGACGGCTGCCCGTGGGATCGCGAGCAGTCGTTCGAGTCGCTACGAAAGTACGTGCTCGAAGAGGCTTGCGAGGTGATCGACGCCATCGAGTCGAAGGACCGCGCGGCCCTCCGCGAGGAGCTCGGCGACCTCTTGCTCCAGGTGGTCTTCCAGGCGGAGCTGGGCAGGCGCGAGGGCTCGTTCGCCATCGACGACGTCGTCTCGGGCATCGTCGAGAAGCTCGTCACTCGGCACCCGCACGTGTTCGGCGATCTCGAGGCGAACGACGCCGACGAGGTGCTCCGGAACTGGGAGATGCTGAAGGCGAAGGAGAAGGCGGGCCGCGGTATCCTCGGTGGGGTCCCGAAGAGCCTCCCGGCCCTCACGCGGGCGCAGCGCATCGGCGAGAAGGTCGCCCGTGTCGGGTTCGATTGGGCCGACGAGAAGGGCAGCTTCGCCAAGGTTCGAGAGGAGGTCGGTGAGCTCGAGGCGGCCCTCCTGGCGGGTGACGCGCACGCCGTCGAAGAGGAGCTGGGGGACGCGCTCTTCGCGCTCGTGAACCTCTCGCGTCACGCGAAGGTCGACGCCGAGGGCGCCCTCCGGCGGACGATCGACAAGTTTACCCGCCGGTTCGGGCACGTCGAGGCGCGGGTGAACGAGGTCCACGGGGGCTTCGGCGAGCCGGGCAAGGGCACGCTGCCCCTCGCCACGTTGGACGGGTACTGGGAAGAGGCGAAGCGGGCCGAGCGCTAA
- a CDS encoding RNA 3'-terminal phosphate cyclase, which translates to MITIDGTTGEGGGQVLRSSLTLSLATQKPFTITNIRKKRGRPGLLRQHLASTLAAEAISNADVTGARMGSTELVFRPGRVTAGEHTFKVGTAGSCLLVLATVLLPLSIAEGPSRLVLEGGTHNPAAPPFPFVAEALLPTLAKIGYHAEATLVRPGFFPAGGGRVEVAIAGGACPSRIELLETGKRLAERGRAIVSALPSNIALRELETLASVAGLSKRADLRPEVVRDPVGPGNALVVTLVYEQATHVVTGFGEKGAPAERIGGSVGALVAALAAADVPVCEHLADQLVLPLALGRGGTFRTVRPTPHFDAQRAVVRAFLGLDVEVSEEPRGSFVVEVPGRFGA; encoded by the coding sequence ATGATCACCATCGACGGCACCACGGGAGAGGGCGGCGGGCAGGTCCTGCGCTCGTCGCTCACGCTCTCGCTCGCCACCCAGAAGCCCTTCACGATCACCAACATCCGAAAGAAGCGCGGGCGACCGGGCCTCCTCCGCCAGCACCTCGCCTCGACCCTCGCCGCCGAGGCCATCTCGAACGCGGACGTCACCGGCGCCCGCATGGGCTCGACCGAGCTCGTCTTCAGGCCGGGGAGGGTCACGGCGGGCGAGCACACCTTCAAGGTGGGAACCGCGGGCTCGTGTTTGCTCGTGCTCGCGACCGTGCTCCTCCCGCTCTCCATCGCCGAAGGCCCTTCGCGCCTCGTGCTCGAAGGGGGCACGCACAACCCGGCGGCGCCTCCTTTTCCGTTCGTGGCCGAGGCGCTCCTCCCTACCCTCGCGAAGATCGGGTACCACGCCGAAGCGACCCTCGTTCGGCCCGGTTTTTTCCCTGCCGGCGGAGGCCGGGTCGAGGTCGCCATCGCCGGGGGCGCATGCCCGTCGCGTATCGAGCTGCTCGAGACGGGCAAGCGCCTCGCCGAGCGGGGGCGCGCCATCGTGTCGGCCCTCCCGTCGAACATCGCGCTCCGCGAGCTCGAGACGCTTGCGAGCGTCGCAGGGCTCTCGAAGCGCGCCGACCTCCGGCCCGAGGTGGTGCGGGATCCCGTCGGCCCCGGGAACGCGCTCGTCGTGACCCTCGTCTACGAGCAAGCGACCCACGTGGTCACGGGCTTCGGAGAGAAGGGCGCGCCGGCCGAGCGGATCGGTGGGTCGGTGGGGGCGCTCGTGGCCGCCCTCGCCGCAGCGGACGTGCCCGTCTGCGAGCACCTCGCCGACCAGCTCGTGTTGCCGCTGGCGCTCGGCCGCGGCGGCACCTTCCGCACCGTGCGCCCGACGCCGCACTTCGACGCCCAGCGCGCCGTGGTCCGGGCCTTCCTCGGCCTCGACGTCGAGGTCTCCGAGGAGCCGCGCGGCTCGTTCGTGGTCGAGGTCCCCGGTCGCTTCGGCGCGTAG
- a CDS encoding TetR/AcrR family transcriptional regulator — MTHEKPTERSVPAQKRSRERRERILEAAAQVFAEKGLGFATMEAIAHEAGTSIGSLYRFFRDKEAIFQTLHEEHFQKARAFLTEVVTAEDLSAPWDTLVRRVLGAIFSFTLADPAFRAVWASMSFTGAMVVEGQAENRAIAQSIAPLLGQVFPKLPDARRLPVTTLLVEIVSAMTLVAAQREGAEREAIVTECQDLVVRYLAPYAPDSAAPRKPSKARARVARSR; from the coding sequence GTGACCCACGAGAAGCCGACCGAACGATCCGTTCCCGCGCAAAAGAGGAGCCGCGAGCGCCGCGAGCGCATCCTCGAGGCCGCCGCGCAGGTCTTCGCCGAGAAGGGGCTCGGCTTCGCGACGATGGAGGCCATCGCCCACGAGGCCGGCACGTCGATAGGCTCGCTCTACCGCTTCTTCCGCGACAAAGAGGCCATCTTCCAGACCCTCCACGAGGAGCACTTCCAGAAGGCGCGCGCGTTCCTCACGGAGGTCGTCACCGCCGAGGACTTGTCGGCACCCTGGGACACGCTCGTGCGTCGTGTGCTCGGGGCCATCTTCTCGTTCACGCTCGCCGATCCGGCGTTCCGCGCGGTGTGGGCGAGCATGAGCTTCACGGGCGCCATGGTCGTCGAGGGTCAGGCGGAGAATCGGGCGATCGCGCAGTCGATCGCGCCCCTGCTCGGCCAGGTCTTCCCGAAGCTCCCCGACGCGCGGCGGCTGCCGGTCACCACGCTGCTCGTCGAGATCGTGAGCGCCATGACGCTCGTCGCGGCGCAGCGCGAGGGCGCCGAGCGCGAGGCCATCGTCACCGAGTGCCAGGACCTCGTCGTACGCTACCTCGCGCCGTACGCGCCGGACTCTGCCGCACCGCGCAAGCCCTCGAAGGCGCGCGCGCGCGTCGCGCGGTCGAGGTAG
- a CDS encoding cytochrome P450 produces the protein MATTPASTARATRPRAPRAEATPTAEVPEYTSRVPYFGHLLRAWHDPIALFGEAKAAHPGAVRLVFGPHHYVLVSSPASIKHVLVDNAQGYVKSRNYDGLKVVFGQGLLTSEGDFWKRQRRLVQPAFHRQKLAKLARTMTESTRRMLDRARTHGAPEHVHEAMMRLTFAIVGRALFSVDLEGEASAIGEALTTGLEWTNDYAEALVRVPPWLPTPKNLAFKRALRTLDDLVLRIVDERRRQPDPGDDLLGMLLSATDETGKERMSDRQIRDESLTLVVAGHETTASLLAFALYGLAEHPAWQARVLDEVREVLGDRDPTFDDVPKLALTRAVVDETMRLYPPAWAFERQALEDDTIAEGRIRKGAIVGVSTFLLHRDPELFPEPEVFDPNRFLPGAPERHKLAYIPFGGGPRTCIGNTFAITEAVLVLAMLVRELRAERIPGKPLVLDPKVTLRPKGDVPVRLVRRA, from the coding sequence ATGGCGACCACACCCGCGTCCACCGCTCGAGCGACCCGCCCCCGCGCCCCGAGGGCCGAGGCCACCCCCACCGCCGAGGTGCCCGAGTACACGAGCCGCGTGCCCTATTTCGGTCACCTCCTCCGCGCGTGGCACGATCCCATCGCGCTCTTCGGTGAAGCCAAGGCCGCGCACCCCGGCGCCGTTCGGCTCGTGTTCGGGCCGCACCACTACGTCTTGGTGAGCTCTCCGGCCTCCATCAAGCACGTGCTCGTCGACAACGCCCAAGGGTACGTGAAGAGCCGAAACTACGACGGTCTCAAGGTCGTGTTCGGCCAGGGGCTGCTCACGAGCGAAGGCGATTTCTGGAAGAGGCAGCGAAGGCTCGTGCAGCCCGCCTTCCACCGGCAGAAGCTCGCGAAGCTCGCGCGCACGATGACCGAGTCGACGCGCCGCATGCTCGATCGGGCGCGCACTCACGGAGCCCCCGAGCACGTCCACGAGGCGATGATGCGCCTCACGTTCGCCATCGTCGGCCGCGCGCTCTTCTCGGTCGATCTCGAGGGCGAGGCGAGCGCCATCGGGGAGGCCCTCACGACCGGCCTCGAGTGGACGAACGACTACGCCGAGGCCCTCGTCCGGGTGCCCCCGTGGCTGCCGACGCCGAAGAACCTCGCCTTCAAGCGCGCGCTCAGGACGCTCGACGACCTCGTGCTGCGCATCGTCGACGAGCGACGAAGGCAGCCCGATCCGGGAGACGACCTGCTCGGGATGCTGCTCTCGGCCACGGACGAGACCGGCAAGGAGCGCATGTCCGACCGACAGATCCGCGACGAGTCCCTCACCCTGGTGGTCGCGGGCCACGAGACCACGGCGAGCCTGCTCGCGTTCGCGCTCTACGGCCTCGCCGAGCACCCCGCGTGGCAGGCGCGCGTGCTCGACGAGGTGCGCGAGGTCCTGGGGGATCGCGACCCGACGTTCGACGACGTGCCGAAGCTCGCCCTGACCCGCGCGGTCGTCGACGAGACGATGCGGCTCTATCCGCCCGCATGGGCGTTCGAGCGGCAGGCCTTGGAGGACGACACGATCGCCGAGGGGCGCATTCGAAAGGGCGCCATCGTCGGGGTGAGCACCTTCCTCCTCCACCGGGACCCCGAGCTCTTCCCCGAGCCCGAGGTCTTCGATCCGAACAGGTTTCTGCCTGGAGCGCCCGAGCGGCACAAGCTCGCGTACATCCCGTTCGGAGGTGGTCCGCGCACCTGCATCGGCAACACGTTCGCCATCACGGAGGCCGTGCTCGTGCTGGCCATGCTCGTGCGCGAGCTCCGCGCGGAGCGCATCCCGGGGAAGCCGCTCGTCCTCGACCCGAAGGTGACGCTCCGGCCGAAGGGCGACGTGCCCGTAAGGCTCGTCCGCCGCGCGTAG
- the efp gene encoding elongation factor P, giving the protein MASTTDIRKGLKIQIDGVPYHIVDHQFVKPGKGQSFTRCRVRNLTNGNVVERTWKSGDSVELADVEDRTMTYSWSEGESFVFMDPNTGDQIYLEKNKVGDEQRFLSEGLEVEVTLFNGNPIGIDMPPNVVMQVVSSEPGVKGDTASGATKPATLATGTTVNVPLFIKEGEWIKVDTSTGQYLERVNK; this is encoded by the coding sequence ATGGCATCCACCACCGATATCCGCAAAGGCCTCAAGATTCAGATCGACGGAGTGCCTTACCACATCGTCGATCACCAGTTCGTCAAGCCGGGCAAGGGCCAGTCCTTCACGCGCTGCCGCGTCCGAAACCTCACGAACGGCAACGTGGTCGAGCGTACCTGGAAGAGCGGTGATTCGGTGGAGCTCGCCGACGTCGAGGACCGCACGATGACGTACTCGTGGTCCGAGGGCGAGAGCTTCGTCTTCATGGACCCGAACACCGGCGACCAGATCTACCTCGAGAAGAACAAGGTCGGCGACGAGCAGCGCTTCCTCTCGGAGGGCCTCGAGGTCGAGGTGACGCTCTTCAACGGCAACCCCATCGGCATCGACATGCCCCCGAACGTGGTCATGCAGGTCGTGAGCTCGGAGCCGGGCGTCAAGGGCGACACGGCCAGCGGCGCGACCAAGCCCGCCACGCTCGCGACGGGCACCACGGTCAACGTCCCGCTCTTCATCAAAGAGGGCGAGTGGATCAAGGTCGACACGTCGACCGGACAGTACCTCGAGCGCGTCAACAAGTAG
- the hflX gene encoding GTPase HflX, translated as MEIFGNKTGLSPAHVRALERIGRRRVPADTLATPELVRAMTDVSFETGRQVGALVHRSGTIDTVVVGDAGRLMLPDIGRLRAAQGRFRGVRLVHTHVRGEPLTKDDFVDLVRLRLDLVCAIHMAPSGEPRGVSYAYNVPTYGGDDELPYREVPMLPLSQQKVDVGELMASLEAEFAKRSRSREVRAKDGRAILVHVASTRAGELKKSDLVREAEASMRELRELSRTAGVEVTDAIVQIRDAFDPKYVMGKGKLDDVILRAIDKDAEVIVFDQNLSPAQAAAVARVSDLKVIDRTQLILDIFAQRAEGRDGKLQVELAQLKYSLPRLAQKDDALSRLTGGIGGRGPGETTLEIGRRRAKERVSHLESELAKLERRREERRKKRTRIPIPTVAVVGYTNAGKSTLLNTLTGASVLAEDKLFATLDTRSRVLRVGWAGWGEREVVVTDTVGFIRDLPKDLFAAFRATFEEAADADLLLHVVDASDPGRDDHVRTTCELLEELGLQDLPRLVVWNKVDLLEPFERAILAKTHPGDVLLSATQRESTRELLVRVAEALASRWDEAAKGPALVPEEVRSARELPDVGDEGAVDEGGDLSTVEDMLRAANRRVRKAPRPS; from the coding sequence ATCGAGATCTTCGGCAACAAGACCGGCCTCTCGCCGGCCCACGTCCGCGCTCTCGAGCGCATCGGGCGTCGTCGCGTACCCGCAGATACGCTGGCGACGCCCGAGCTCGTTCGGGCCATGACGGACGTCTCGTTCGAGACGGGGCGCCAGGTGGGGGCCCTCGTGCATCGCTCGGGCACGATCGACACGGTGGTGGTGGGTGACGCGGGTCGCCTCATGCTCCCCGACATCGGGCGCCTCCGCGCGGCCCAAGGGCGCTTCCGCGGTGTGCGGCTCGTGCACACCCACGTGCGCGGGGAGCCCCTCACGAAGGACGATTTCGTCGACCTCGTGCGCCTCCGCTTGGACCTCGTCTGCGCCATCCACATGGCCCCGAGCGGCGAGCCTCGGGGTGTGTCCTACGCCTACAACGTCCCCACGTACGGCGGTGACGACGAGCTCCCGTACCGCGAGGTCCCGATGCTGCCGCTCTCGCAGCAGAAGGTCGACGTGGGCGAGCTCATGGCCTCGCTCGAGGCCGAGTTCGCGAAGCGCTCCCGGAGCCGCGAGGTGCGCGCCAAAGACGGCCGCGCCATCCTCGTCCACGTCGCGAGCACACGCGCGGGCGAGCTCAAAAAGAGCGATCTCGTCCGCGAGGCCGAGGCGAGCATGCGTGAGCTCCGCGAGCTCTCACGAACGGCCGGGGTCGAGGTGACCGACGCGATCGTCCAGATCCGCGACGCCTTCGACCCGAAGTACGTCATGGGGAAGGGCAAGCTCGACGACGTGATCCTCCGCGCGATCGACAAGGACGCCGAGGTCATCGTCTTCGATCAAAACCTGTCGCCCGCGCAGGCCGCGGCCGTGGCGAGGGTGAGCGACCTCAAGGTCATCGATCGCACGCAGCTCATCTTGGACATCTTCGCCCAGCGGGCCGAGGGGCGTGACGGCAAGCTCCAGGTCGAGCTCGCGCAGCTCAAATACAGCCTCCCGCGCCTCGCCCAGAAAGACGACGCCCTCTCGCGCCTCACGGGCGGTATCGGCGGTCGTGGCCCCGGCGAGACCACCCTCGAGATCGGGCGTCGTCGCGCCAAGGAGCGGGTCTCCCACCTCGAGTCCGAGCTCGCGAAGCTCGAGAGGCGTCGCGAGGAGCGCCGCAAGAAGCGCACGCGGATCCCGATCCCCACGGTCGCCGTGGTGGGCTACACGAACGCGGGGAAGAGCACGCTCCTCAACACGCTCACGGGCGCGAGCGTGCTCGCCGAGGACAAGCTCTTCGCGACCCTCGACACACGGTCGCGTGTGCTGCGCGTCGGCTGGGCGGGGTGGGGCGAACGCGAGGTGGTCGTCACCGACACGGTGGGCTTCATCCGCGATCTGCCCAAGGACCTCTTCGCCGCCTTCCGCGCCACCTTCGAGGAGGCGGCCGACGCCGATCTTTTGCTCCACGTGGTCGACGCGAGCGATCCCGGGCGTGACGATCACGTCCGTACCACGTGCGAGCTGCTCGAGGAGCTCGGCCTCCAGGATCTTCCGCGCCTCGTCGTGTGGAACAAGGTCGACCTGCTCGAGCCGTTCGAGCGGGCTATCCTCGCGAAGACCCACCCCGGCGACGTGCTGCTCTCGGCCACCCAGCGCGAGTCGACGCGCGAGCTGCTGGTCCGCGTCGCCGAGGCCCTCGCGTCGCGTTGGGACGAGGCCGCCAAGGGGCCCGCGCTGGTGCCCGAGGAGGTCCGCTCGGCGCGCGAGCTGCCGGACGTGGGCGACGAGGGAGCGGTGGACGAAGGCGGCGACCTGTCGACCGTCGAGGACATGCTCCGCGCCGCGAACCGACGCGTGCGCAAAGCTCCCCGCCCGAGCTGA